A single region of the Candidatus Dormiibacterota bacterium genome encodes:
- a CDS encoding glycoside hydrolase family 15 protein translates to MPPDPPRQHPVGDHALLADGRTAALLAPDGNVAWLCWPRVDSAPVLLGILDTTRGGRFQLRPAGPAELVERGYLGATLGVRSVWETPRGRLTVDEALAWDGPPRLLRGLRAEGGAVEVEVILEPAFGAGALAPRWERSGGRVVAAAGGLRLSVDVPGGWEPGEGGARARFRVVPGAPTAVVLSGAELRLPAEAALDLLDGTLAHWRAQAGRMRTAGAAGGVVGRALGPTAAAEAVVRSGLVLCGLRQRGVGHGIVAAPTTSLPQWPGSARTWDYRYGWPRDTALAGLALLRLGLIEEASGLGAFCGEACRGGVAPALLRVDGTSPPAESTLDHLAGHGGARPVRIGNGAASQAQLDVVGEVVDLAHGLDRAGALPEALRLAVPELAGLAERRWEQPDHGIWEIRGAPRHYTQSRVMAWTGLRRAAVLARRGSVAGDPERWEAVAARIRASVLDGLPAAAPLPLHPGGGLDGALGLVPLVGFLSATDPRAAATLEAISTELGASGLVERHSPVDDGIADPCAPFVFATLWLGAALERGGGDGRRHVAAALAEHGVGGLLGEVALPGRGPLGNYPQVQSHASLILAALPRA, encoded by the coding sequence GTGCCACCCGACCCCCCCCGCCAGCACCCCGTCGGCGACCACGCGCTGCTCGCCGACGGGCGCACCGCCGCGCTGCTCGCCCCCGACGGCAACGTCGCCTGGCTGTGCTGGCCGCGGGTCGACTCCGCGCCCGTGCTCCTCGGCATCCTCGACACCACCCGGGGGGGGCGCTTCCAGCTCCGTCCCGCCGGGCCGGCCGAGCTGGTCGAGCGCGGCTACCTCGGCGCCACCCTGGGGGTGCGCAGCGTCTGGGAGACCCCGCGCGGACGGCTGACCGTCGACGAGGCGCTCGCCTGGGACGGACCGCCCCGGCTGCTGCGCGGCCTGCGCGCCGAGGGGGGCGCGGTCGAGGTCGAGGTGATCCTCGAGCCCGCCTTCGGCGCCGGCGCCCTGGCGCCGCGCTGGGAGCGGTCCGGCGGGAGGGTGGTCGCGGCCGCCGGCGGCCTCCGGCTCAGCGTCGACGTGCCCGGCGGGTGGGAGCCCGGCGAGGGGGGCGCCCGCGCCCGCTTCCGGGTGGTACCCGGCGCCCCCACCGCGGTGGTGCTGAGCGGCGCCGAGCTGCGGCTGCCGGCGGAGGCCGCCCTCGACCTGCTCGACGGCACCCTCGCCCACTGGCGGGCGCAGGCGGGGCGGATGCGCACCGCCGGGGCGGCCGGGGGCGTGGTCGGCCGCGCCCTCGGCCCCACCGCCGCCGCCGAGGCGGTGGTGCGCAGCGGCCTGGTGCTCTGCGGCCTCCGCCAGCGCGGGGTGGGCCACGGCATCGTCGCCGCCCCGACCACCTCGTTGCCGCAGTGGCCGGGCTCGGCGCGCACCTGGGACTACCGCTACGGCTGGCCGCGGGACACCGCTCTCGCCGGCCTGGCGCTGCTGCGCCTCGGCCTGATCGAGGAGGCGAGCGGGCTCGGCGCCTTCTGCGGCGAGGCCTGCCGCGGCGGGGTGGCGCCGGCGCTGCTCCGGGTCGACGGCACCTCCCCGCCCGCGGAGTCCACCCTCGACCATCTCGCCGGCCACGGCGGCGCCCGGCCGGTGCGGATCGGCAACGGCGCCGCCTCCCAGGCGCAGCTCGACGTGGTCGGCGAGGTCGTCGACCTGGCCCACGGCCTGGATCGGGCCGGGGCCCTGCCCGAGGCGCTGCGCCTCGCCGTCCCCGAGCTCGCCGGGCTGGCCGAGCGGCGGTGGGAGCAGCCCGACCACGGCATCTGGGAGATCCGCGGCGCCCCCCGCCACTACACCCAGTCACGGGTCATGGCCTGGACCGGCCTGCGCCGCGCCGCCGTCCTCGCCCGCCGTGGCAGCGTTGCCGGCGACCCCGAGCGCTGGGAGGCGGTGGCGGCGCGGATCCGCGCCTCGGTGCTCGACGGGCTCCCCGCCGCCGCCCCCCTGCCCCTGCACCCCGGGGGCGGCCTCGACGGCGCCCTCGGGCTGGTGCCGCTGGTGGGCTTCCTCTCCGCCACCGATCCCCGCGCCGCCGCCACCCTCGAGGCGATCTCCACCGAGCTCGGCGCCTCCGGCCTGGTCGAGCGCCACAGCCCCGTCGACGACGGCATCGCCGACCCCTGCGCACCGTTCGTCTTCGCCACCCTGTGGCTCGGCGCCGCCCTCGAGCGCGGCGGCGGCGACGGCCGGCGCCACGTCGCCGCCGCGCTCGCCGAGCATGGGGTGGGCGGCCTGCTCGGCGAGGTCGCCCTGCCCGGGCGGGGGCCGCTCGGCAACTATCCGCAGGTGCAGAGCCACGCCTCGCTGATCCTCGCCGCGCTGCCCCGAGCCTAG
- a CDS encoding restriction endonuclease, with protein MIRPRRPPPRPLKDHARGFYRALRRLALRGPLWTPLAMAAIAFALVTLAPVPWGGGLGLQQPWHTVALLAAAGALLVGVSAWPERYRAHRGDLTRRDLEELRRLPRERLAELVAAAYRRAGYEAVETGRGVGAGIDVELHNRRGTALVQCRHYRQASVDIGALRELHGVIRAVGAAGGVVVTTGEFTDVAGSFARVHRITMVDGRTLLRMVRVVHPARASGRLASQ; from the coding sequence GTGATCAGGCCGCGGCGCCCGCCGCCCCGCCCCCTGAAGGACCACGCCCGCGGGTTCTACCGCGCCCTGCGCCGGCTCGCCCTCCGCGGCCCGCTGTGGACCCCGCTGGCGATGGCGGCGATCGCCTTCGCGCTGGTCACCCTGGCGCCGGTGCCGTGGGGCGGCGGCCTGGGGCTGCAGCAGCCGTGGCACACGGTGGCGCTGCTGGCGGCCGCGGGCGCGCTCCTCGTCGGCGTGTCCGCCTGGCCGGAGCGCTACCGGGCGCACCGCGGCGACCTCACCCGCCGGGATCTCGAGGAGCTCCGCCGCCTGCCCCGCGAGCGGCTCGCCGAGCTGGTCGCCGCCGCCTACCGGCGGGCCGGCTACGAGGCGGTGGAGACCGGCCGGGGGGTGGGCGCGGGCATCGACGTCGAGCTCCACAACCGCCGCGGCACCGCCCTGGTCCAGTGCCGCCACTACCGCCAGGCCAGCGTCGACATCGGCGCGCTGCGCGAGCTCCACGGCGTGATCCGGGCGGTCGGCGCCGCCGGCGGGGTGGTGGTGACCACCGGCGAGTTCACCGACGTGGCCGGCAGCTTCGCCCGGGTGCACCGCATCACCATGGTCGACGGCCGCACCCTGCTGCGGATGGTCCGGGTGGTCCACCCGGCGCGGGCGAGCGGACGGCTGGCCTCGCAGTAG